The following are encoded in a window of Halorarum salinum genomic DNA:
- a CDS encoding 4-carboxy-4-hydroxy-2-oxoadipate aldolase/oxaloacetate decarboxylase, whose amino-acid sequence MHRVISEIDRPPADLVAAFDGIPTPILSDVTSKYENTMASEIKPVYDEASMAGTAFTVKTYPGDNLMVHKALTLAEPGDVLVVDANAYEEAGLVGELLSTSCQVHGLHGTVIDGAVRDVKEIEELDYPVYARAVSPKGSYKAHPGSINVPVSCGELVVEPGDIVVGDEHGVAIVKPDHAESVLEDARDKLDSEDATLERIQDGEYIYDIANFDEQYDDLVIQEQ is encoded by the coding sequence ATGCACAGAGTGATCTCGGAGATCGACCGCCCACCAGCCGACCTTGTCGCCGCCTTCGACGGGATTCCAACGCCGATCCTGTCGGACGTGACGTCCAAGTACGAGAACACGATGGCCAGCGAAATCAAGCCCGTCTACGACGAGGCGTCGATGGCGGGGACGGCGTTCACCGTCAAGACCTATCCCGGGGACAATCTGATGGTGCACAAGGCGCTGACGCTCGCCGAACCGGGCGACGTCCTCGTCGTCGACGCGAACGCGTACGAGGAAGCAGGACTCGTCGGCGAACTGCTCTCGACGTCGTGTCAGGTACACGGGCTCCACGGGACAGTCATCGATGGGGCCGTTCGCGACGTGAAGGAGATCGAGGAACTCGACTATCCCGTGTACGCGCGTGCCGTCAGCCCCAAAGGCTCCTACAAGGCACACCCCGGGTCGATCAACGTCCCAGTCTCCTGTGGCGAACTCGTCGTCGAGCCGGGCGATATCGTCGTGGGAGACGAGCACGGCGTCGCTATCGTCAAGCCTGACCACGCTGAGTCCGTCCTCGAGGACGCACGCGACAAACTGGACTCCGAAGACGCTACGCTCGAACGGATCCAGGACGGCGAGTACATCTACGACATCGCAAACTTCGACGAGCAGTACGACGATCTCGTCATCCAGGAGCAGTAA
- a CDS encoding TRAP transporter small permease produces MEIDQTLPLKRENVLDRASIVVSTVMFTLLIILVSLQVVLRTFNIPITATWTEPIARYLFIVGTYFGAAVASRNNEHVRLTLVRQKVLAGRKRAQSVLDIVTVLSVLVFVVVAIWTLYLATIHGWDTKALGGVTTLTAGHIYLGILLGFGLMAVFEIQNLLAALENLLGRDITARFTRGGK; encoded by the coding sequence ATGGAAATTGACCAAACGTTACCGCTAAAACGCGAGAACGTACTGGATCGGGCCTCGATCGTCGTGTCGACGGTCATGTTCACCCTCCTCATCATCCTGGTGAGTTTGCAGGTGGTGCTCCGGACGTTCAACATCCCCATCACCGCGACGTGGACGGAACCGATCGCCCGGTACCTGTTCATCGTCGGCACGTACTTCGGTGCCGCAGTCGCATCTCGCAACAACGAGCACGTCAGACTCACCCTGGTTCGCCAGAAAGTCCTCGCCGGACGGAAGCGGGCACAGTCGGTACTGGATATCGTAACGGTCCTGTCGGTGCTCGTGTTCGTCGTCGTCGCCATCTGGACGCTGTATCTGGCAACGATTCACGGCTGGGACACGAAGGCGCTCGGCGGCGTGACCACGCTGACTGCAGGCCACATCTACCTGGGAATCCTGCTCGGGTTCGGACTCATGGCCGTCTTCGAGATCCAGAACCTCCTCGCGGCACTCGAGAACCTCCTCGGCAGGGACATCACGGCTCGCTTTACACGTGGGGGGAAATGA
- a CDS encoding TRAP transporter substrate-binding protein, whose amino-acid sequence MKTAQRFKDNVESESDGAISVEVAAGGSYGSVEEIADLVSQNVVQMSVGGFLPIDRYASEYYFVDSPFVIEDYEHISNLVQSEKFQPARDQLKERGNQNIIGKPIYRGFRHFTSNKPIRSPEDVQGLNLRLPQLDTWIAVWEEIGASPTPVALDELYSALQQGVADASEGDIQQINSQSLYEVQSHVSLTSHLLSCGTMTINNDFYTGLDETHRETIDEAVNEATEWGASQGQSAEEDLIQEVADQGVELIEDVDQEAFREAGRPAVDQLFEGEWAETWDYWRDV is encoded by the coding sequence GTGAAGACGGCCCAGCGGTTCAAGGACAACGTCGAGAGCGAATCGGACGGCGCCATCAGCGTGGAAGTCGCCGCTGGTGGCTCGTACGGGTCCGTCGAGGAGATCGCGGACCTCGTCAGCCAGAACGTGGTCCAGATGAGCGTCGGCGGCTTCCTGCCGATCGACCGCTACGCCTCAGAGTACTACTTCGTCGACAGTCCGTTCGTCATCGAAGACTACGAACACATCTCCAACCTGGTCCAGAGCGAGAAGTTCCAACCCGCACGTGACCAGCTGAAGGAGCGCGGAAACCAGAACATCATCGGGAAGCCCATCTACCGTGGCTTCCGCCATTTCACCTCCAATAAGCCGATTCGATCGCCCGAAGACGTACAGGGGTTGAACCTCAGGCTCCCTCAACTGGACACGTGGATCGCCGTCTGGGAGGAGATCGGCGCGAGTCCGACGCCCGTCGCCCTGGATGAGTTGTACAGCGCACTACAGCAGGGAGTCGCCGACGCGTCCGAGGGCGACATCCAGCAGATCAACTCACAGAGTCTCTACGAGGTACAGTCGCACGTGAGCCTCACGAGTCACCTGCTGTCCTGTGGCACAATGACTATTAACAACGACTTCTACACAGGACTCGATGAAACCCACCGGGAAACGATCGACGAGGCGGTCAACGAGGCGACCGAATGGGGCGCCTCACAGGGTCAGTCGGCCGAGGAGGACCTCATCCAGGAGGTCGCGGACCAAGGGGTCGAACTCATCGAGGACGTCGACCAGGAAGCGTTCCGTGAGGCAGGTCGTCCGGCCGTCGACCAACTCTTCGAGGGGGAGTGGGCCGAGACCTGGGATTACTGGCGAGACGTGTAG
- a CDS encoding TRAP transporter large permease, producing the protein MDTVTLSLVFLGVLLLLYASGIPVALAMGLASVLMMLAPFGPAFNPAIISNELFYGLNSFGLLALPFYLFLGRIMNKSGLTEVLFDFAGSFVSQMRGGIAFVNIVASILFSGMSGLATADAAGLGRVEYTSMRNRGYDKDFSLGLTGASATIGPIIPPSVPLIIYGVLAEESVGALFLGGVLPGLLLGAVLMAFVFILVRIRGYERGEPFDLQTSIQSFLKAIPALAIPVIIIGGILQGYFTATEAGAMAVLYAVLVATVYGDLTMNELVIELRDSTVETFSLTIIISMATIYGLVALQMRIPMLLADTITAISSDPTVVMLLFMVLFLVVGTFMNVTPSLIILVPILLPVSQTVGIDPIHLGVLMVLTLTFGLVTPPFGVILFVLEKVTDADLEDTIRGIAPFYIPMLITLLLIAVVPDIVTYIPYELMGG; encoded by the coding sequence ATGGACACCGTCACGCTCTCGCTGGTGTTCCTCGGGGTGCTCCTCCTGTTGTACGCGTCGGGCATCCCGGTCGCGTTAGCCATGGGCCTCGCGTCCGTCCTGATGATGCTCGCACCGTTCGGGCCGGCGTTCAACCCCGCGATCATCAGCAACGAGTTGTTCTACGGGCTGAACAGCTTCGGCCTGCTGGCACTCCCGTTCTACCTGTTCCTGGGGCGGATCATGAACAAGTCCGGACTGACGGAGGTGTTGTTCGATTTCGCGGGGTCGTTCGTGAGTCAGATGCGCGGCGGCATCGCCTTCGTCAACATCGTCGCAAGTATCCTCTTTTCGGGGATGTCCGGCCTCGCCACCGCGGACGCCGCCGGTCTCGGCCGCGTCGAGTACACCTCGATGCGGAACCGCGGCTACGATAAGGACTTCTCGCTCGGGCTCACTGGCGCCTCGGCGACCATCGGCCCGATCATCCCGCCCAGCGTACCGCTCATCATCTACGGCGTGCTGGCCGAGGAATCGGTCGGGGCGCTCTTCCTCGGTGGGGTCCTCCCGGGCCTGCTCCTGGGCGCGGTGCTGATGGCGTTCGTATTCATCCTCGTCAGGATTCGTGGGTACGAACGGGGGGAGCCCTTCGACCTCCAGACGTCCATCCAATCGTTCCTCAAAGCGATTCCGGCGCTCGCCATCCCCGTCATCATCATCGGCGGGATCCTCCAGGGGTACTTCACCGCGACCGAAGCGGGAGCGATGGCCGTCCTGTACGCGGTGCTCGTCGCGACCGTCTACGGCGACCTCACGATGAACGAACTCGTGATCGAGTTGCGTGACAGCACCGTCGAAACGTTCTCGCTCACGATCATCATCAGTATGGCGACGATCTATGGGCTCGTCGCGCTCCAGATGCGGATTCCCATGCTCCTCGCCGACACCATCACCGCGATCTCCTCCGACCCAACGGTCGTGATGCTACTGTTCATGGTGCTGTTCCTCGTGGTCGGGACGTTCATGAACGTGACGCCCTCGCTGATCATCCTGGTGCCAATCCTGCTCCCGGTCAGCCAGACTGTCGGGATCGACCCGATCCACCTGGGCGTGCTCATGGTCCTGACGCTCACCTTCGGGCTGGTCACGCCGCCGTTCGGCGTTATCCTCTTCGTCCTCGAGAAAGTGACCGACGCCGACCTGGAGGACACGATCCGGGGTATCGCCCCGTTCTACATCCCGATGCTCATCACGTTGCTCCTCATCGCGGTGGTCCCGGACATCGTCACCTACATCCCGTACGAACTGATGGGAGGATAA
- a CDS encoding Ldh family oxidoreductase has translation MANTADHIPVDHDDLTAFARELSRQAGLSDEHARLVSRALVRANLRGVDSHGVVRLEPYIRSIEHGGFNSDPDVTITRPSRSSLIVDGDDGPGQVATVKAMDAAVEAARETGVAFASVRNSNHFGTAAYYTQRAAAEDCIGFTMSNVGPNVAPFGGIDPFFGTNPLAFSIPTNRHFSITLDMATSVVAKGKIHVAEEEGEQIPERWAMDDQGNPVTDPADVHALRPVGGPKGYGLGLLVDVCSGVLSGMGVSPDVDSLYDDYSNPQGVGHWVGAIDPSFYRELPTFKAEIDDLITRLKAVRPKDGVDEIKLPGEIEAETRAERERNGIPLGPGVVATLTELADRYEVAFPADHSAD, from the coding sequence ATGGCTAACACAGCAGACCACATCCCCGTCGACCACGACGACCTCACGGCGTTCGCACGGGAACTGTCCCGGCAGGCCGGACTCTCCGATGAGCACGCTCGACTCGTCAGTCGAGCACTGGTGCGGGCGAATCTCCGCGGTGTCGACTCACACGGGGTCGTGCGACTCGAACCGTACATCAGGAGTATCGAACACGGGGGGTTCAATTCCGACCCCGATGTGACGATCACCAGACCGTCTCGCTCGTCGCTCATCGTCGACGGGGACGACGGCCCCGGACAGGTCGCGACTGTCAAGGCGATGGATGCCGCCGTGGAGGCGGCACGGGAGACGGGTGTCGCCTTCGCGTCCGTGCGGAACAGCAACCACTTCGGGACGGCCGCCTATTACACCCAGCGCGCTGCGGCCGAAGACTGCATCGGCTTCACCATGTCTAACGTCGGGCCGAACGTCGCCCCGTTCGGCGGCATCGACCCGTTCTTCGGCACGAACCCGCTGGCGTTCTCGATCCCGACCAATCGCCACTTCTCGATCACGCTCGATATGGCGACGAGCGTCGTCGCCAAGGGCAAGATCCACGTCGCCGAGGAGGAGGGCGAGCAGATCCCGGAACGGTGGGCCATGGACGACCAGGGGAATCCCGTCACCGACCCCGCAGACGTCCACGCACTCCGTCCCGTCGGCGGGCCGAAAGGCTACGGCCTGGGACTCCTCGTCGACGTGTGTTCCGGCGTGCTCTCGGGAATGGGGGTCAGCCCCGACGTCGACTCCCTGTATGACGACTACTCGAACCCACAGGGGGTCGGCCACTGGGTCGGCGCCATCGACCCCTCGTTCTACCGGGAGCTCCCGACGTTCAAGGCCGAGATCGACGACCTCATCACCCGCCTGAAGGCCGTGCGACCGAAGGACGGCGTCGATGAAATCAAGCTCCCGGGCGAGATCGAAGCGGAGACGAGAGCCGAACGCGAGCGGAACGGGATCCCGCTCGGTCCCGGCGTCGTCGCGACGCTCACCGAACTCGCAGACCGATACGAAGTGGCGTTTCCGGCCGACCACTCCGCGGACTAG
- a CDS encoding IclR family transcriptional regulator, which produces MSQNSSKVKSLETGFRIFEALDELGGAGVTELATEIGVAKSTVHDHLVTMVEGGYVLKEGSEYRISLKFLDHGGRQRDNMGLYKVARPELRELAMDTGELVNLVTEERGLGVYLDLKRGENAVNLDTFLGKREHLHSTAAGKTILANRPESFVNDVIERHGLAGETEQTVTTPPELFDELDVVRERGFALDREEQLRGLCCVAAPITDDEGYALGALSISGPKNRMQPDRLENELADRVTQVANVIEVNLAYS; this is translated from the coding sequence ATGTCGCAAAACTCTTCCAAGGTAAAATCACTGGAAACAGGATTTCGGATATTCGAGGCTCTTGATGAACTGGGAGGGGCAGGTGTTACAGAACTCGCAACGGAGATCGGGGTTGCAAAGAGCACTGTACACGACCACCTTGTTACGATGGTTGAGGGCGGCTATGTATTAAAAGAGGGGAGCGAGTACCGAATTAGTCTGAAGTTCCTCGATCACGGTGGCCGACAGCGCGACAACATGGGCCTCTACAAGGTTGCTCGCCCGGAACTCCGGGAACTTGCGATGGACACCGGGGAACTCGTGAACCTCGTCACGGAAGAGCGCGGGCTCGGTGTCTACCTCGATCTCAAACGAGGCGAGAACGCGGTGAATCTCGACACCTTCCTGGGGAAACGAGAACACCTCCACTCGACTGCGGCGGGAAAGACGATCCTTGCAAATCGACCGGAGTCGTTCGTAAATGACGTAATTGAGCGGCATGGTCTCGCCGGTGAAACCGAACAAACAGTCACTACACCTCCGGAACTCTTCGACGAACTGGATGTGGTTCGAGAACGGGGATTCGCGTTAGACAGAGAAGAACAACTGCGGGGGCTCTGCTGTGTCGCGGCGCCCATTACAGATGATGAGGGCTATGCGCTTGGAGCGCTCAGTATCTCAGGCCCGAAAAATCGGATGCAGCCTGACCGATTGGAAAACGAACTCGCAGACCGAGTGACGCAGGTTGCGAACGTGATCGAAGTCAATCTGGCCTACTCCTAG
- a CDS encoding 2-hydroxyacid dehydrogenase, producing MTNKPTVYVTRRIPSAGLEQLERACTVEVWPEKTPPSKDHFVERLSALSADGLVCLLTDDVDAEVMDASPDLRVISTYSVGYDHVDLDAAAARDIAVGHTPGVLTDTTADFAWSLLATCARRTVEGQAYVRDGEWETWQPTLLTGQDIHGSTLGLVGLGNIGTGVAKRAAGFEMNVLYSDVERHERTEEELAAAGVDITYVDQDDVFERSDFVSLHVPLLESTRGLVGEAELRRMKDDAVLINTSRGPVVDTDALETALERDWIERAGLDVTDPEPLPADHSILEYAPEKLVVTPHLASASVQTRDKMAEMAAANALAGVRGEPLPNSALDDAS from the coding sequence ATGACGAACAAGCCAACGGTATACGTAACCCGGCGTATCCCTTCTGCCGGGCTCGAGCAGCTCGAGCGGGCCTGTACTGTGGAGGTGTGGCCCGAGAAGACCCCGCCATCGAAGGACCACTTCGTCGAGCGACTATCAGCCCTGTCGGCTGACGGACTCGTCTGCCTGCTCACCGACGACGTGGATGCGGAGGTAATGGACGCGTCACCCGACCTCCGCGTTATCAGCACCTATTCGGTCGGATACGATCACGTCGACCTCGATGCCGCCGCGGCACGTGACATCGCCGTCGGGCACACGCCGGGAGTCCTCACCGACACGACCGCCGACTTCGCGTGGTCGCTCCTGGCGACCTGTGCACGGCGGACCGTCGAGGGGCAGGCGTACGTTCGCGATGGCGAGTGGGAGACGTGGCAACCGACGTTGCTCACCGGGCAGGACATCCACGGCTCGACGCTCGGCCTCGTCGGCCTGGGTAACATCGGGACCGGCGTCGCGAAACGGGCAGCGGGGTTCGAGATGAACGTCCTCTACTCGGACGTCGAACGCCACGAACGGACGGAGGAGGAACTCGCCGCTGCCGGCGTGGACATCACGTACGTCGACCAAGACGACGTCTTCGAACGGAGCGACTTCGTCAGTCTCCACGTTCCGTTACTGGAGTCGACCCGGGGGCTAGTCGGGGAAGCGGAGTTGCGTCGCATGAAGGACGACGCCGTTCTCATCAACACGAGCCGCGGGCCGGTCGTCGACACCGACGCGCTCGAGACCGCGCTCGAACGGGACTGGATCGAACGCGCTGGCCTCGACGTCACTGACCCCGAGCCGCTGCCGGCAGATCACTCGATACTCGAGTACGCACCCGAGAAACTCGTGGTGACACCGCATCTGGCGAGCGCGAGCGTACAGACGCGGGACAAGATGGCGGAGATGGCTGCAGCGAACGCGCTGGCCGGCGTCCGAGGCGAGCCACTCCCGAACTCCGCGCTGGATGATGCTTCCTGA
- a CDS encoding universal stress protein, translated as MPIVAAVDQSERAELVVTRAADLADAYGHDLHIVHVGTLSVGNLATESTQDSEDVDEASRAAEEVAREIGQRVQPDRSFDAIGLVGNPAEELIAYSQECDAEYIVISGRKKSPVGKALFGSVTQSLLLSADRPVVTVMPQ; from the coding sequence ATGCCGATCGTCGCTGCTGTAGACCAATCCGAACGAGCGGAGTTGGTAGTGACCCGGGCAGCTGACCTTGCCGACGCGTACGGGCACGACCTCCACATCGTCCACGTCGGAACGCTCTCGGTCGGAAACCTGGCGACCGAATCGACGCAGGACTCCGAGGATGTAGACGAGGCCAGCCGAGCGGCCGAGGAGGTCGCCCGTGAGATCGGCCAGCGAGTGCAACCTGACCGCTCGTTCGACGCCATCGGCCTGGTTGGAAATCCCGCAGAGGAGCTCATCGCCTACAGCCAGGAGTGTGATGCCGAGTACATCGTGATCAGTGGCAGGAAGAAATCCCCAGTCGGAAAGGCGCTGTTCGGCAGCGTCACGCAGTCGCTCCTCTTGAGTGCGGATCGACCCGTCGTCACAGTCATGCCGCAGTGA
- a CDS encoding Ldh family oxidoreductase produces MTDEHRADHERLETYARNALAEVGLDTGHAQVVAESLVDADLHGIDTHGVFKLPEYVRRLRSGGMNTDPTVTVDRTRTATAIVDGDDGPGQSVTHRAMDEAIQIADDAGAGFVGVKNSQHFGTAAYFTRQAAQAGCIGICMTHAGQNVVPFGGTEPYFGTNPISISLPREDHFPVTLDMATSVKAKSAVALAEKRGDDIPDTWAIDDDGEPTTDPSDFYALQPLGGPKGYGLAFMVEGFCGILMDTVFGADVPSSYENLSTPQDLAHFVGAINVEAYTSLAGYTERLNRMAEELAAVPTRDGFDQVLVPGEPEHETKQQRLDRGIPFSPSEWEALVDLSETVDLDASDLLVDSVDQP; encoded by the coding sequence ATGACTGACGAACACCGAGCGGACCATGAACGGCTCGAGACGTACGCAAGAAACGCACTCGCTGAGGTGGGACTCGACACTGGCCATGCCCAGGTCGTCGCCGAGTCCCTCGTCGACGCCGACCTCCACGGGATCGACACCCACGGCGTGTTCAAACTCCCCGAATACGTGCGCCGGCTACGGAGCGGCGGGATGAACACCGATCCGACGGTCACCGTCGACCGGACGCGAACCGCCACCGCCATCGTCGATGGCGACGACGGACCGGGGCAGTCGGTGACACATCGTGCGATGGACGAAGCGATCCAGATCGCCGACGACGCCGGTGCCGGATTCGTAGGCGTGAAGAACAGCCAGCACTTCGGGACGGCCGCCTACTTCACGCGACAGGCAGCCCAAGCGGGCTGTATCGGCATCTGTATGACCCACGCCGGCCAGAACGTCGTCCCGTTCGGTGGCACCGAGCCCTACTTCGGCACGAACCCCATCTCGATTTCGCTCCCCCGGGAGGATCACTTCCCGGTTACGCTCGATATGGCGACGAGCGTGAAGGCCAAGTCGGCGGTGGCGCTCGCCGAGAAGCGCGGCGACGACATCCCCGACACGTGGGCGATCGACGACGACGGCGAACCGACGACCGACCCGTCCGACTTCTACGCGCTTCAGCCGCTCGGCGGCCCGAAAGGGTACGGCCTGGCGTTCATGGTCGAGGGGTTCTGTGGGATACTCATGGACACCGTCTTCGGGGCGGACGTCCCCAGCTCGTACGAGAACCTCTCGACCCCGCAGGACCTCGCCCACTTCGTCGGCGCAATCAACGTCGAGGCGTACACCTCGCTTGCGGGCTACACCGAACGGCTCAATCGGATGGCCGAGGAGCTGGCGGCCGTTCCGACCCGGGACGGGTTCGACCAGGTACTCGTTCCGGGCGAGCCGGAACACGAGACGAAACAGCAGCGACTCGACCGCGGGATTCCGTTCTCGCCGTCAGAATGGGAGGCGCTCGTCGACCTCTCCGAAACGGTGGACCTCGACGCTTCCGACCTGCTGGTCGACTCAGTCGACCAGCCATAG
- a CDS encoding glycerate kinase type-2 family protein produces the protein MQPTKLTRVDRTPPRRLFIVTAIDSRMFPNRDHIARTPVREVALGCVEAGIRAAHPETVFAERVEVRDDVLYVDGARFDLSAYEDVYVVGGGNVAGHVAAELERLLGDRITAGVVVTDDPVDTDSIDVVEGDYPVPSERCMLGTRRVLQLAEEATADDLVLTALSGGGSPLLSAPVPDISLSDLQTVTEDLFANGVSDKHVNVVRKHLSAVKGGKLARAAAPAAIVTLLFSDVVSQKRTAVASGPTLPDESTYADALEIFDRYGISPPTRVKHHLERGRSGAIPETPTAEADAFDRASCITIADGMTALRGAQAKAESLGFESLILTTRLRGRAQESVKPLVGIGEECYFSGTPVEPPAVLLAAGQTSIPTFGSMKQGPNQEFALSGAVEFHETLGAAAALASVATDGVDGHAECSGAVVDHTSAEPMSDAWDALNTNRISQQLSRNGDRVPSVPTGTNVNDLHVLVIQDE, from the coding sequence TTGCAACCGACGAAACTCACCCGAGTCGACCGCACTCCACCACGCCGCTTATTTATCGTAACCGCTATCGATAGCCGTATGTTTCCGAACCGGGACCACATCGCGAGGACGCCGGTACGTGAGGTCGCGTTGGGCTGCGTCGAGGCAGGAATTCGCGCAGCTCACCCGGAAACGGTCTTCGCGGAGCGTGTCGAGGTTCGGGACGACGTGCTCTACGTCGACGGCGCTCGGTTCGACCTCTCGGCGTATGAGGACGTGTACGTCGTCGGCGGTGGGAACGTCGCCGGTCACGTCGCGGCGGAGTTAGAGCGATTACTCGGCGACCGCATCACCGCCGGCGTCGTCGTCACGGATGACCCGGTCGACACGGACAGCATCGACGTCGTGGAGGGAGATTACCCCGTTCCGAGCGAACGGTGCATGCTCGGGACGAGACGGGTGCTCCAGTTAGCGGAGGAAGCAACCGCGGATGATCTGGTGCTGACCGCGCTTTCGGGCGGTGGAAGCCCACTGCTGTCGGCACCCGTCCCAGACATCTCGCTGTCGGACCTCCAGACCGTCACCGAGGACCTGTTCGCGAACGGTGTGAGCGACAAGCACGTCAACGTCGTTCGGAAACATCTCTCCGCCGTCAAGGGCGGAAAGCTCGCGCGTGCGGCCGCGCCGGCGGCGATCGTGACGCTCCTGTTCAGCGACGTCGTGAGCCAGAAGCGGACCGCCGTCGCGTCCGGCCCGACGCTCCCGGACGAGTCGACGTACGCCGATGCCCTCGAGATCTTCGACCGATACGGCATCTCGCCTCCAACGCGGGTGAAACACCACCTCGAGCGCGGCCGGAGCGGCGCGATCCCGGAGACGCCGACGGCCGAGGCGGATGCGTTCGACCGGGCGTCGTGTATCACGATCGCGGACGGGATGACCGCGCTGCGTGGCGCCCAAGCGAAAGCCGAGTCGCTCGGGTTCGAGTCGCTCATCCTCACGACGCGGTTACGGGGCCGAGCACAGGAGTCGGTGAAACCCCTCGTCGGAATCGGCGAGGAGTGTTACTTCTCCGGGACGCCCGTCGAACCACCGGCCGTCCTCCTCGCGGCCGGCCAGACCTCGATCCCGACGTTCGGATCGATGAAGCAGGGGCCGAATCAGGAGTTCGCGCTCAGTGGCGCCGTCGAATTCCACGAGACACTCGGCGCTGCCGCTGCCCTCGCCAGCGTTGCGACGGACGGCGTCGACGGACACGCCGAGTGCTCGGGCGCGGTCGTCGACCACACGTCCGCCGAACCGATGAGCGATGCCTGGGACGCTCTCAACACGAATCGCATCTCCCAGCAACTCTCCAGGAACGGCGACCGCGTCCCGAGCGTCCCGACCGGAACGAACGTCAACGACCTCCACGTGCTCGTGATTCAGGACGAGTGA
- a CDS encoding IclR family transcriptional regulator, which translates to MVKTLEKTVEIIDGLDANGPCTPSALAARTGLPRSTVYHHLSTLAENGFVVNTDGTYRLALRFLSIGETVRRGMELFDIARTEIDELASRIDLPVGLYVSEYDQAVLLYDRGENPSVPATVHVGDHLPLHTTAAGKALLSIQAEREADGVGDEARRSYTDRTITDPSTLESSLSGIADRGYATACGERWNGRCSLAVALAYGDESDAAAIEIELSPEQFDDLDHGELASEVQRTASVIEIKSDYSP; encoded by the coding sequence ATGGTGAAAACGCTCGAAAAGACGGTCGAGATCATCGACGGACTCGACGCGAACGGTCCGTGCACGCCAAGCGCGCTGGCAGCGCGAACCGGCCTCCCCCGAAGCACAGTGTATCATCACCTGAGTACGTTAGCGGAGAACGGGTTCGTCGTCAACACGGACGGGACCTATCGACTCGCACTTCGGTTCCTCAGCATCGGCGAGACCGTTCGGCGGGGGATGGAACTGTTCGACATCGCGCGGACGGAGATTGACGAACTCGCCAGTCGGATCGACCTCCCAGTCGGTCTCTACGTCTCCGAGTACGACCAGGCTGTCCTCCTCTACGATCGCGGTGAGAATCCGAGCGTCCCGGCGACGGTTCACGTCGGGGACCACCTCCCACTCCACACCACAGCTGCCGGGAAAGCCCTCCTGAGCATCCAGGCAGAACGGGAAGCGGATGGCGTTGGAGACGAGGCTCGCCGCTCGTACACGGACCGAACGATCACCGATCCCAGTACGCTCGAATCGTCGCTGTCCGGGATAGCAGATCGCGGGTATGCGACTGCGTGCGGAGAACGTTGGAACGGTCGGTGTAGCCTGGCAGTCGCGCTCGCCTACGGCGACGAATCGGACGCTGCCGCCATCGAGATCGAACTCTCGCCGGAGCAGTTCGACGACCTCGATCACGGCGAACTCGCATCCGAGGTGCAGCGAACGGCGAGCGTCATCGAGATCAAATCCGATTACTCGCCGTAG